The genomic interval GCAGCAGGCGATCCCCTCCGAGGAGGCGCTCGACACGCCGGACGAGGTGCGCGTGGCGGTGAACGCCATGTACGACGCGCTGCAGGACTGCGACGGGGGCTACTGCCGCGACCTGGTGATCTTCCCCGACATGTACGCGGGAGACCTGGCGTTCACCGGCACGTACGCCAGCGACCGCGAGGTCGGGCGCGCCACCCTCACGTCGGCCAACACCGCGCTCCCGGGGATCTGGGGCACGGCGTACCGCGGGATCAACCGCGCCAACAACGTGCTGGCCTCGCTTCCCGCGCTGCAGGACGAGTTCGACGACGAGAGCGAGTACGACCAGCTGAAGGGCGAGGCGCACTTCATCCGCGCGCTGAACTACTTCAACCTGGTGAACTTCTTCGGCGGCGTGCCCCTGGTCACGCAGCCGATCAGCCAGGTGCCGGCCGACGTGGGCCAGACCCGCAACAGCGCGGCCGAGGTGTTCGCGTTCGTGGAGTCGGAGCTGGCCGCGGCCCGTGCCGGGCTGCCGGAGCTGGGCTCCGACGCCCAGGGCCGCGCCAGCTACGAGGCGGCCACCGCGCTGCTGGCCCGGGTGCACCTGTACCAGCGGGAGTGGCAGCAGGCCTACAACCTGGCCGACGAGGTGATCGACAGCGGCCACTTCTCGCTGGAGCCGCAGTACGAGAACGTGTTCGAGAAGGAGCAGACCGACGAAGCGATCATGGAGGT from Longimicrobium sp. carries:
- a CDS encoding RagB/SusD family nutrient uptake outer membrane protein yields the protein MKLRILGVLALAALAGACDEPLDPTPQQAIPSEEALDTPDEVRVAVNAMYDALQDCDGGYCRDLVIFPDMYAGDLAFTGTYASDREVGRATLTSANTALPGIWGTAYRGINRANNVLASLPALQDEFDDESEYDQLKGEAHFIRALNYFNLVNFFGGVPLVTQPISQVPADVGQTRNSAAEVFAFVESELAAARAGLPELGSDAQGRASYEAATALLARVHLYQREWQQAYNLADEVIDSGHFSLEPQYENVFEKEQTDEAIMEVPFTVTDPGSLAFWFFPGSLGGRRGFAPSASSIGGVTGFRNSFESGDRRRAVAVRFTGGGTAYGYKYTDIASTADDVPILRLAEMYLIRSEAAARLGGRLPEAIADLNVIRNRAGLANLPASVDTQVEVLAANLDERRHELFYEGHRFFDLKRFADAVPAAQAVLTARGITGNRLLFPVPQREIDANPKLTQNPGY